The following are encoded together in the Humulus lupulus chromosome 5, drHumLupu1.1, whole genome shotgun sequence genome:
- the LOC133834409 gene encoding uncharacterized protein LOC133834409 isoform X4 yields the protein MEATAAARGAPMPISSQQSRKEWRAVSDHHSVRNVGDEELERSKLGQSDERTIYERGREPLDVDFCSITINGSSDHDLLQQRLHDVSRQREELQHMETELRAQIIARSEMIEMQNSFDAQIKEHSSAAAKLQEQLRERDQTIHELELKLEDKERELHAIKLDNEAAWAKEDLLREQNKELASFRRERDHSEAERAQHIKKLHELQEHIQEKDRQLMELQEQHRVAQETNLYKDDRLREAQAWISRVQEVDALQQAELRERTEQYNQLWLGCQRQFAEMERVHMHSIQQLQLELADARERSGTFTDESRVSQDNSNDASRYGQNNGNQLEMNGGGSSGGSNVALSNGNSDNATSFSSTGNASSQVDHIAGVPITPSSLLGMPSYLPPGQLTAIHPYVMHQQGVAHSVQPHVPQSHVGHFHSVPAMSSLQQQWSNQQAVSEGAQISPQSEIAPSQADQNLVRSDENYNYKMSVNGQALPADYLDVHIGQQADPNSVISSSTGEQQVLESIDRGYRVDSQSEQELRQISSHFQDVLRLESLQQGTETKANEQTVMNGIGGLEEQISTTVQSNSAANTSEAPVNFEETALNNSNDVVLPEAFASGGQTKSPTVGRTAEVVLLDERSLLACIVRTIPAGGRIRISSTLPNRLGKMLAPLHWHDYKKKHGKLDEFVASHPDLFVIEGDFIQLREGAQKMVAANAAAAKVAAAAAASSPYSSSMPSVAVTPMAQNRHKKQNQQPNGVYFGGASEGLTNVKILSKPMDSQLLNGANLERSTMSATQSLGSSNGRSSSNTGLKQQQQGRSTGAVFPSRR from the exons ATGGAGGCCACCGCCGCCGCACGTGGTGCTCCGATGCCGATTTCGTCTCAACAGTCTCGGAAAGAGTGGCGCGCTGTTTCAGACCATCATTCGGTTCGAAACGTGGGCGATGAG GAATTGGAACGGTCAAAGTTAGGGCAATCAGATGAGAGAACCATATATGAG CGGGGAAGAGAGCCTCTTGATGTGGACTTCTGTTCAATTACAATCAATGGAAGCTCGGACCATGATCTCTTGCAGCAGCGGCTTCATGATGTGTCAAGACAAAGAGAGGAATTGCAACACATGGAAACTGAGCTTCGAGCTCAAATAATTGCTAGATCTGAAATGATTGAAATGCAAAATAGCTTTGATGCCCAAATTAAGGAGCATTCTAGTGCTGCTGCCAAACTTCAG GAGCAACTGCGTGAAAGGGATCAGACCATACATGAGCTGGAACTGAAACTGGAAGATAAAGAAAGAGAATTACATGCTATCAAATTAGACAATGAAGCG GCTTGGGCTAAAGAAGACCTTCTCAGAGAACAGAACAAAGAACTAGCGAGCTTCAg AAGAGAGCGGGATCATTCCGAAGCTGAAAGAGCACAACACATTAAGAAGTTACATGAGCTTCAAGAACATATTCAAGAAAAAGATAGGCAGCTTATGGAGTTGCAGGAACAG CATAGGGTTGCTCAAGAAACTAATCTTTATAAGGATGATCGACTGAGAGAAGCCCAAGCATGGATTTCCCGTGTCCAGGAAGTGGATGCGCTGCAGCAAGCTGAACTGAGAGAGCGCACAGAACAATATAATCAGCTCTGGCTTGGTTGTCAAAGACAG TTTGCAGAGATGGAGAGAGTTCATATGCATTCAATACAACAGCTTCAACTCGAGCTGGCTGATGCAAGAGAAAGAAGTGGCACTTTCACTGATGAATCGCGTGTTTCTCAAGATAATTCAAATGACGCATCTCGATATGGTCAGAATAATGGAAACCAACTAGAGATGAATGGAGGTGGCTCATCAGGTGGAAGCAACGTGGCCCTTTCAAATGGAAATTCTGACAATGCTACATCATTTTCTTCAACCGGCAATGCATCAAgtcag gTTGATCACATTGCTGGTGTTCCCATTACTCCATCATCTTTACTTGGGATGCCTTCCTACCTTCCACCTGGACAGTTGACTGCTATACATCCATATGTTATGCATCAACAAGGGGTTGCCCATTCTGTCCAGCCACATGTTCCTCAATCTCATGTTGGGCATTTTCATTCTGTTCCTGCAATGTCATCCCTGCAACAACAATGGTCGAACCAACAG GCCGTATCAGAAGGTGCACAAATATCTCCACAAAGTGAAATTGCTCCATCCCAAGCTGATCAAAACCTTGTGAGATCAGACGAAAATTACAACTACAAGATGTCTGTTAATGGACAAGCTCTTCCTGCAGATTATTTGGATGTTCACATTGGTCAACAGGCAGATCCTAACTCTGTAATCTCATCATCTACTGGGGAACAACAG GTTCTCGAGTCAATTGATAGAGGTTATCGGGTTGATTCCCAATCTGAGCAGGAACTGAGACaaatttcatctcattttcaaGATGTATTACGCCTGGAGTCACTTCAGCAGGGCACTGAAACTAAG GCAAATGAGCAAACTGTTATGAATGGTATTGGTGGCTTAGAGGAACAAATTTCAACCACAGTACAATCCAATTCAGCTGCCAATACATCAGAGGCACCAGTGAATTTTGAGGAAACTGCATTGAATAATTCTAATGATGTAGTATTGCCTGAAGCTTTCGCCTCTGGTGGACAGACAAAGTCGCCAACTGTGGGAAGGACTGCAGAGGTTGTTCTTCTAGATGAAAGATCGCTGTTGGCTTGCATAGTCCGTACAATTCCAGCTGGTGGTAGAATTCGGATAAGTTCAACG TTGCCAAATAGACTTGGAAAGATGCTTGCACCTTTACACTGGCACGATTACAAGAAAAAgcatggaaagcttgatgaattTGTGGCCAGCCACCCTGAT TTATTTGTGATCGAGGGAGATTTTATTCAACTTCGTGAAGGAGCACAAAAGATGGTAGCAGCCAATGCAGCTGCTGCAAAAGTTGCTGCAGCTGCTGCTGCATCGTCTCCTTACTCATCGAGTATGCCATCTGTGGCTGTTACTCCAATGGCACAGAACAGACATAAAAAG CAGAATCAGCAACCAAATGGGGTGTATTTTGGCGGAGCATCTGAGGGCTTAACAAATGTTAAAATCTTAAGCAAACCTATGGATTCTCAGCTTTTGAATGGAGCTAATCTTGAACGATCAACTATGAGCGCTACCCAAAGCCTAGGATCGAGTAATGGCAGATCTAGCTCAAACACTGGACTTAAGCAGCAGCAGCAGGGCAG GTCAACTGGTGCTGTATTTCCCTCCAGAAGATGA
- the LOC133834409 gene encoding uncharacterized protein LOC133834409 isoform X3, translated as MEATAAARGAPMPISSQQSRKEWRAVSDHHSVRNVGDEELERSKLGQSDERTIYEVQRGREPLDVDFCSITINGSSDHDLLQQRLHDVSRQREELQHMETELRAQIIARSEMIEMQNSFDAQIKEHSSAAAKLQEQLRERDQTIHELELKLEDKERELHAIKLDNEAAWAKEDLLREQNKELASFRERDHSEAERAQHIKKLHELQEHIQEKDRQLMELQEQHRVAQETNLYKDDRLREAQAWISRVQEVDALQQAELRERTEQYNQLWLGCQRQFAEMERVHMHSIQQLQLELADARERSGTFTDESRVSQDNSNDASRYGQNNGNQLEMNGGGSSGGSNVALSNGNSDNATSFSSTGNASSQVDHIAGVPITPSSLLGMPSYLPPGQLTAIHPYVMHQQGVAHSVQPHVPQSHVGHFHSVPAMSSLQQQWSNQQAVSEGAQISPQSEIAPSQADQNLVRSDENYNYKMSVNGQALPADYLDVHIGQQADPNSVISSSTGEQQVLESIDRGYRVDSQSEQELRQISSHFQDVLRLESLQQGTETKANEQTVMNGIGGLEEQISTTVQSNSAANTSEAPVNFEETALNNSNDVVLPEAFASGGQTKSPTVGRTAEVVLLDERSLLACIVRTIPAGGRIRISSTLPNRLGKMLAPLHWHDYKKKHGKLDEFVASHPDLFVIEGDFIQLREGAQKMVAANAAAAKVAAAAAASSPYSSSMPSVAVTPMAQNRHKKQNQQPNGVYFGGASEGLTNVKILSKPMDSQLLNGANLERSTMSATQSLGSSNGRSSSNTGLKQQQQGRSTGAVFPSRR; from the exons ATGGAGGCCACCGCCGCCGCACGTGGTGCTCCGATGCCGATTTCGTCTCAACAGTCTCGGAAAGAGTGGCGCGCTGTTTCAGACCATCATTCGGTTCGAAACGTGGGCGATGAG GAATTGGAACGGTCAAAGTTAGGGCAATCAGATGAGAGAACCATATATGAG GTGCAGCGGGGAAGAGAGCCTCTTGATGTGGACTTCTGTTCAATTACAATCAATGGAAGCTCGGACCATGATCTCTTGCAGCAGCGGCTTCATGATGTGTCAAGACAAAGAGAGGAATTGCAACACATGGAAACTGAGCTTCGAGCTCAAATAATTGCTAGATCTGAAATGATTGAAATGCAAAATAGCTTTGATGCCCAAATTAAGGAGCATTCTAGTGCTGCTGCCAAACTTCAG GAGCAACTGCGTGAAAGGGATCAGACCATACATGAGCTGGAACTGAAACTGGAAGATAAAGAAAGAGAATTACATGCTATCAAATTAGACAATGAAGCG GCTTGGGCTAAAGAAGACCTTCTCAGAGAACAGAACAAAGAACTAGCGAGCTTCAg AGAGCGGGATCATTCCGAAGCTGAAAGAGCACAACACATTAAGAAGTTACATGAGCTTCAAGAACATATTCAAGAAAAAGATAGGCAGCTTATGGAGTTGCAGGAACAG CATAGGGTTGCTCAAGAAACTAATCTTTATAAGGATGATCGACTGAGAGAAGCCCAAGCATGGATTTCCCGTGTCCAGGAAGTGGATGCGCTGCAGCAAGCTGAACTGAGAGAGCGCACAGAACAATATAATCAGCTCTGGCTTGGTTGTCAAAGACAG TTTGCAGAGATGGAGAGAGTTCATATGCATTCAATACAACAGCTTCAACTCGAGCTGGCTGATGCAAGAGAAAGAAGTGGCACTTTCACTGATGAATCGCGTGTTTCTCAAGATAATTCAAATGACGCATCTCGATATGGTCAGAATAATGGAAACCAACTAGAGATGAATGGAGGTGGCTCATCAGGTGGAAGCAACGTGGCCCTTTCAAATGGAAATTCTGACAATGCTACATCATTTTCTTCAACCGGCAATGCATCAAgtcag gTTGATCACATTGCTGGTGTTCCCATTACTCCATCATCTTTACTTGGGATGCCTTCCTACCTTCCACCTGGACAGTTGACTGCTATACATCCATATGTTATGCATCAACAAGGGGTTGCCCATTCTGTCCAGCCACATGTTCCTCAATCTCATGTTGGGCATTTTCATTCTGTTCCTGCAATGTCATCCCTGCAACAACAATGGTCGAACCAACAG GCCGTATCAGAAGGTGCACAAATATCTCCACAAAGTGAAATTGCTCCATCCCAAGCTGATCAAAACCTTGTGAGATCAGACGAAAATTACAACTACAAGATGTCTGTTAATGGACAAGCTCTTCCTGCAGATTATTTGGATGTTCACATTGGTCAACAGGCAGATCCTAACTCTGTAATCTCATCATCTACTGGGGAACAACAG GTTCTCGAGTCAATTGATAGAGGTTATCGGGTTGATTCCCAATCTGAGCAGGAACTGAGACaaatttcatctcattttcaaGATGTATTACGCCTGGAGTCACTTCAGCAGGGCACTGAAACTAAG GCAAATGAGCAAACTGTTATGAATGGTATTGGTGGCTTAGAGGAACAAATTTCAACCACAGTACAATCCAATTCAGCTGCCAATACATCAGAGGCACCAGTGAATTTTGAGGAAACTGCATTGAATAATTCTAATGATGTAGTATTGCCTGAAGCTTTCGCCTCTGGTGGACAGACAAAGTCGCCAACTGTGGGAAGGACTGCAGAGGTTGTTCTTCTAGATGAAAGATCGCTGTTGGCTTGCATAGTCCGTACAATTCCAGCTGGTGGTAGAATTCGGATAAGTTCAACG TTGCCAAATAGACTTGGAAAGATGCTTGCACCTTTACACTGGCACGATTACAAGAAAAAgcatggaaagcttgatgaattTGTGGCCAGCCACCCTGAT TTATTTGTGATCGAGGGAGATTTTATTCAACTTCGTGAAGGAGCACAAAAGATGGTAGCAGCCAATGCAGCTGCTGCAAAAGTTGCTGCAGCTGCTGCTGCATCGTCTCCTTACTCATCGAGTATGCCATCTGTGGCTGTTACTCCAATGGCACAGAACAGACATAAAAAG CAGAATCAGCAACCAAATGGGGTGTATTTTGGCGGAGCATCTGAGGGCTTAACAAATGTTAAAATCTTAAGCAAACCTATGGATTCTCAGCTTTTGAATGGAGCTAATCTTGAACGATCAACTATGAGCGCTACCCAAAGCCTAGGATCGAGTAATGGCAGATCTAGCTCAAACACTGGACTTAAGCAGCAGCAGCAGGGCAG GTCAACTGGTGCTGTATTTCCCTCCAGAAGATGA
- the LOC133834409 gene encoding uncharacterized protein LOC133834409 isoform X2 yields the protein MEATAAARGAPMPISSQQSRKEWRAVSDHHSVRNVGDEELERSKLGQSDERTIYEVQRGREPLDVDFCSITINGSSDHDLLQQRLHDVSRQREELQHMETELRAQIIARSEMIEMQNSFDAQIKEHSSAAAKLQEQLRERDQTIHELELKLEDKERELHAIKLDNEAAWAKEDLLREQNKELASFRRERDHSEAERAQHIKKLHELQEHIQEKDRQLMELQEQHRVAQETNLYKDDRLREAQAWISRVQEVDALQQAELRERTEQYNQLWLGCQRQFAEMERVHMHSIQQLQLELADARERSGTFTDESRVSQDNSNDASRYGQNNGNQLEMNGGGSSGGSNVALSNGNSDNATSFSSTGNASSQVDHIAGVPITPSSLLGMPSYLPPGQLTAIHPYVMHQQGVAHSVQPHVPQSHVGHFHSVPAMSSLQQQWSNQQAVSEGAQISPQSEIAPSQADQNLVRSDENYNYKMSVNGQALPADYLDVHIGQQADPNSVISSSTGEQQVLESIDRGYRVDSQSEQELRQISSHFQDVLRLESLQQGTETKANEQTVMNGIGGLEEQISTTVQSNSAANTSEAPVNFEETALNNSNDVVLPEAFASGGQTKSPTVGRTAEVVLLDERSLLACIVRTIPAGGRIRISSTLPNRLGKMLAPLHWHDYKKKHGKLDEFVASHPDLFVIEGDFIQLREGAQKMVAANAAAAKVAAAAAASSPYSSSMPSVAVTPMAQNRHKKNQQPNGVYFGGASEGLTNVKILSKPMDSQLLNGANLERSTMSATQSLGSSNGRSSSNTGLKQQQQGRSTGAVFPSRR from the exons ATGGAGGCCACCGCCGCCGCACGTGGTGCTCCGATGCCGATTTCGTCTCAACAGTCTCGGAAAGAGTGGCGCGCTGTTTCAGACCATCATTCGGTTCGAAACGTGGGCGATGAG GAATTGGAACGGTCAAAGTTAGGGCAATCAGATGAGAGAACCATATATGAG GTGCAGCGGGGAAGAGAGCCTCTTGATGTGGACTTCTGTTCAATTACAATCAATGGAAGCTCGGACCATGATCTCTTGCAGCAGCGGCTTCATGATGTGTCAAGACAAAGAGAGGAATTGCAACACATGGAAACTGAGCTTCGAGCTCAAATAATTGCTAGATCTGAAATGATTGAAATGCAAAATAGCTTTGATGCCCAAATTAAGGAGCATTCTAGTGCTGCTGCCAAACTTCAG GAGCAACTGCGTGAAAGGGATCAGACCATACATGAGCTGGAACTGAAACTGGAAGATAAAGAAAGAGAATTACATGCTATCAAATTAGACAATGAAGCG GCTTGGGCTAAAGAAGACCTTCTCAGAGAACAGAACAAAGAACTAGCGAGCTTCAg AAGAGAGCGGGATCATTCCGAAGCTGAAAGAGCACAACACATTAAGAAGTTACATGAGCTTCAAGAACATATTCAAGAAAAAGATAGGCAGCTTATGGAGTTGCAGGAACAG CATAGGGTTGCTCAAGAAACTAATCTTTATAAGGATGATCGACTGAGAGAAGCCCAAGCATGGATTTCCCGTGTCCAGGAAGTGGATGCGCTGCAGCAAGCTGAACTGAGAGAGCGCACAGAACAATATAATCAGCTCTGGCTTGGTTGTCAAAGACAG TTTGCAGAGATGGAGAGAGTTCATATGCATTCAATACAACAGCTTCAACTCGAGCTGGCTGATGCAAGAGAAAGAAGTGGCACTTTCACTGATGAATCGCGTGTTTCTCAAGATAATTCAAATGACGCATCTCGATATGGTCAGAATAATGGAAACCAACTAGAGATGAATGGAGGTGGCTCATCAGGTGGAAGCAACGTGGCCCTTTCAAATGGAAATTCTGACAATGCTACATCATTTTCTTCAACCGGCAATGCATCAAgtcag gTTGATCACATTGCTGGTGTTCCCATTACTCCATCATCTTTACTTGGGATGCCTTCCTACCTTCCACCTGGACAGTTGACTGCTATACATCCATATGTTATGCATCAACAAGGGGTTGCCCATTCTGTCCAGCCACATGTTCCTCAATCTCATGTTGGGCATTTTCATTCTGTTCCTGCAATGTCATCCCTGCAACAACAATGGTCGAACCAACAG GCCGTATCAGAAGGTGCACAAATATCTCCACAAAGTGAAATTGCTCCATCCCAAGCTGATCAAAACCTTGTGAGATCAGACGAAAATTACAACTACAAGATGTCTGTTAATGGACAAGCTCTTCCTGCAGATTATTTGGATGTTCACATTGGTCAACAGGCAGATCCTAACTCTGTAATCTCATCATCTACTGGGGAACAACAG GTTCTCGAGTCAATTGATAGAGGTTATCGGGTTGATTCCCAATCTGAGCAGGAACTGAGACaaatttcatctcattttcaaGATGTATTACGCCTGGAGTCACTTCAGCAGGGCACTGAAACTAAG GCAAATGAGCAAACTGTTATGAATGGTATTGGTGGCTTAGAGGAACAAATTTCAACCACAGTACAATCCAATTCAGCTGCCAATACATCAGAGGCACCAGTGAATTTTGAGGAAACTGCATTGAATAATTCTAATGATGTAGTATTGCCTGAAGCTTTCGCCTCTGGTGGACAGACAAAGTCGCCAACTGTGGGAAGGACTGCAGAGGTTGTTCTTCTAGATGAAAGATCGCTGTTGGCTTGCATAGTCCGTACAATTCCAGCTGGTGGTAGAATTCGGATAAGTTCAACG TTGCCAAATAGACTTGGAAAGATGCTTGCACCTTTACACTGGCACGATTACAAGAAAAAgcatggaaagcttgatgaattTGTGGCCAGCCACCCTGAT TTATTTGTGATCGAGGGAGATTTTATTCAACTTCGTGAAGGAGCACAAAAGATGGTAGCAGCCAATGCAGCTGCTGCAAAAGTTGCTGCAGCTGCTGCTGCATCGTCTCCTTACTCATCGAGTATGCCATCTGTGGCTGTTACTCCAATGGCACAGAACAGACATAAAAAG AATCAGCAACCAAATGGGGTGTATTTTGGCGGAGCATCTGAGGGCTTAACAAATGTTAAAATCTTAAGCAAACCTATGGATTCTCAGCTTTTGAATGGAGCTAATCTTGAACGATCAACTATGAGCGCTACCCAAAGCCTAGGATCGAGTAATGGCAGATCTAGCTCAAACACTGGACTTAAGCAGCAGCAGCAGGGCAG GTCAACTGGTGCTGTATTTCCCTCCAGAAGATGA
- the LOC133834409 gene encoding uncharacterized protein LOC133834409 isoform X1, whose protein sequence is MEATAAARGAPMPISSQQSRKEWRAVSDHHSVRNVGDEELERSKLGQSDERTIYEVQRGREPLDVDFCSITINGSSDHDLLQQRLHDVSRQREELQHMETELRAQIIARSEMIEMQNSFDAQIKEHSSAAAKLQEQLRERDQTIHELELKLEDKERELHAIKLDNEAAWAKEDLLREQNKELASFRRERDHSEAERAQHIKKLHELQEHIQEKDRQLMELQEQHRVAQETNLYKDDRLREAQAWISRVQEVDALQQAELRERTEQYNQLWLGCQRQFAEMERVHMHSIQQLQLELADARERSGTFTDESRVSQDNSNDASRYGQNNGNQLEMNGGGSSGGSNVALSNGNSDNATSFSSTGNASSQVDHIAGVPITPSSLLGMPSYLPPGQLTAIHPYVMHQQGVAHSVQPHVPQSHVGHFHSVPAMSSLQQQWSNQQAVSEGAQISPQSEIAPSQADQNLVRSDENYNYKMSVNGQALPADYLDVHIGQQADPNSVISSSTGEQQVLESIDRGYRVDSQSEQELRQISSHFQDVLRLESLQQGTETKANEQTVMNGIGGLEEQISTTVQSNSAANTSEAPVNFEETALNNSNDVVLPEAFASGGQTKSPTVGRTAEVVLLDERSLLACIVRTIPAGGRIRISSTLPNRLGKMLAPLHWHDYKKKHGKLDEFVASHPDLFVIEGDFIQLREGAQKMVAANAAAAKVAAAAAASSPYSSSMPSVAVTPMAQNRHKKQNQQPNGVYFGGASEGLTNVKILSKPMDSQLLNGANLERSTMSATQSLGSSNGRSSSNTGLKQQQQGRSTGAVFPSRR, encoded by the exons ATGGAGGCCACCGCCGCCGCACGTGGTGCTCCGATGCCGATTTCGTCTCAACAGTCTCGGAAAGAGTGGCGCGCTGTTTCAGACCATCATTCGGTTCGAAACGTGGGCGATGAG GAATTGGAACGGTCAAAGTTAGGGCAATCAGATGAGAGAACCATATATGAG GTGCAGCGGGGAAGAGAGCCTCTTGATGTGGACTTCTGTTCAATTACAATCAATGGAAGCTCGGACCATGATCTCTTGCAGCAGCGGCTTCATGATGTGTCAAGACAAAGAGAGGAATTGCAACACATGGAAACTGAGCTTCGAGCTCAAATAATTGCTAGATCTGAAATGATTGAAATGCAAAATAGCTTTGATGCCCAAATTAAGGAGCATTCTAGTGCTGCTGCCAAACTTCAG GAGCAACTGCGTGAAAGGGATCAGACCATACATGAGCTGGAACTGAAACTGGAAGATAAAGAAAGAGAATTACATGCTATCAAATTAGACAATGAAGCG GCTTGGGCTAAAGAAGACCTTCTCAGAGAACAGAACAAAGAACTAGCGAGCTTCAg AAGAGAGCGGGATCATTCCGAAGCTGAAAGAGCACAACACATTAAGAAGTTACATGAGCTTCAAGAACATATTCAAGAAAAAGATAGGCAGCTTATGGAGTTGCAGGAACAG CATAGGGTTGCTCAAGAAACTAATCTTTATAAGGATGATCGACTGAGAGAAGCCCAAGCATGGATTTCCCGTGTCCAGGAAGTGGATGCGCTGCAGCAAGCTGAACTGAGAGAGCGCACAGAACAATATAATCAGCTCTGGCTTGGTTGTCAAAGACAG TTTGCAGAGATGGAGAGAGTTCATATGCATTCAATACAACAGCTTCAACTCGAGCTGGCTGATGCAAGAGAAAGAAGTGGCACTTTCACTGATGAATCGCGTGTTTCTCAAGATAATTCAAATGACGCATCTCGATATGGTCAGAATAATGGAAACCAACTAGAGATGAATGGAGGTGGCTCATCAGGTGGAAGCAACGTGGCCCTTTCAAATGGAAATTCTGACAATGCTACATCATTTTCTTCAACCGGCAATGCATCAAgtcag gTTGATCACATTGCTGGTGTTCCCATTACTCCATCATCTTTACTTGGGATGCCTTCCTACCTTCCACCTGGACAGTTGACTGCTATACATCCATATGTTATGCATCAACAAGGGGTTGCCCATTCTGTCCAGCCACATGTTCCTCAATCTCATGTTGGGCATTTTCATTCTGTTCCTGCAATGTCATCCCTGCAACAACAATGGTCGAACCAACAG GCCGTATCAGAAGGTGCACAAATATCTCCACAAAGTGAAATTGCTCCATCCCAAGCTGATCAAAACCTTGTGAGATCAGACGAAAATTACAACTACAAGATGTCTGTTAATGGACAAGCTCTTCCTGCAGATTATTTGGATGTTCACATTGGTCAACAGGCAGATCCTAACTCTGTAATCTCATCATCTACTGGGGAACAACAG GTTCTCGAGTCAATTGATAGAGGTTATCGGGTTGATTCCCAATCTGAGCAGGAACTGAGACaaatttcatctcattttcaaGATGTATTACGCCTGGAGTCACTTCAGCAGGGCACTGAAACTAAG GCAAATGAGCAAACTGTTATGAATGGTATTGGTGGCTTAGAGGAACAAATTTCAACCACAGTACAATCCAATTCAGCTGCCAATACATCAGAGGCACCAGTGAATTTTGAGGAAACTGCATTGAATAATTCTAATGATGTAGTATTGCCTGAAGCTTTCGCCTCTGGTGGACAGACAAAGTCGCCAACTGTGGGAAGGACTGCAGAGGTTGTTCTTCTAGATGAAAGATCGCTGTTGGCTTGCATAGTCCGTACAATTCCAGCTGGTGGTAGAATTCGGATAAGTTCAACG TTGCCAAATAGACTTGGAAAGATGCTTGCACCTTTACACTGGCACGATTACAAGAAAAAgcatggaaagcttgatgaattTGTGGCCAGCCACCCTGAT TTATTTGTGATCGAGGGAGATTTTATTCAACTTCGTGAAGGAGCACAAAAGATGGTAGCAGCCAATGCAGCTGCTGCAAAAGTTGCTGCAGCTGCTGCTGCATCGTCTCCTTACTCATCGAGTATGCCATCTGTGGCTGTTACTCCAATGGCACAGAACAGACATAAAAAG CAGAATCAGCAACCAAATGGGGTGTATTTTGGCGGAGCATCTGAGGGCTTAACAAATGTTAAAATCTTAAGCAAACCTATGGATTCTCAGCTTTTGAATGGAGCTAATCTTGAACGATCAACTATGAGCGCTACCCAAAGCCTAGGATCGAGTAATGGCAGATCTAGCTCAAACACTGGACTTAAGCAGCAGCAGCAGGGCAG GTCAACTGGTGCTGTATTTCCCTCCAGAAGATGA